GACCAAGTCGTTCGACGACGCCACCAAGGCAGGCACCGCGCTGACCAAGCTGGTGACCGAGAAGACCGGCAAGGGTTACTCCGAAGTAGGCGTGGCCGCCAGCGCGGCCATCGGCAAGACCGAGGCGAAGCCGAAGGTGGAGAAGCCAGAGCCAGCGGAAAAGCCCCCTACGCCGACGGCCGTCGCCGCCAGCACCACGGCCGCGGATGCGGCACCCACCGAAGGCATCGACAGCCAGGCTGACCGCGTCTTCGAAACCGTGCGCGCGCAGATCGAAGCCGGCACGCTGACCTCCAGCGACACGCTATCGGCCGGCACTCTCAAGCGCCAGCACGGCGTGAGCGAGCAAGGCGCGGCGCTCGCCTTCAAGCGGCTCAAGAATGAGGGCCTGCTGTCAGGCTGGGGCACCAGCTGCACGCCGGCCAAGGACGCCCAGGCCATCGCGAAAGCACTGGGCGCCGCAGCGCCGAGCGCATCGCACGCAGCCCCCCTCGCGACCGGCGCCGAAATGCCCGCGAGCGCCGACACCCCGCCCTGGCTCGCCGCCGGCACGCCCATACGGCTCTCGCCCGACATGCAGCGCGAAGCCTTCCCGTCGCGCCGTTTCCCGCCGAAGCCCTTCGAAGAAGTGGTGAGCGTGGCCGCAGCCTGGCTGCCGGTGCGCCGCAAGCTCGAACTCAACGTCAACATGACCGGCACCGATGCGGCCCTGCAGGCGGCCACGCAGCGCATGATCGACCGCAGCACGCAGCCCAACCCCACGGCCGATGTTGAGGCCGACACCGTGCTGCTGGCGCTCGCGCTGGGCACCGGCGGCCACTACAACGTGAACGAGACGGGCACCGTGCTGGTGAACTACCTCGTCAAGCAATACGGGCTGCCGGACACCATCGACATGGCGCTGGCCGCGCAGCAGATCGAAGTGCAGACCGCCTACGACCGCGCGACGAAGAAGCACCAGAGCAGTTTCAGCGCCACCGTCACCCGCCAGACAGGCAGCAGCTACTACGGCCCGCTGGGCGAAGGCGAGCAGGCGCTGCGCGCGCACCTGGCGCTGGCCGCCCCCGAGGTCTGGCAGGACTGCCGTGACCGCATCGAAGCCGGCCTGCCCAGGGTGCACCTCAGCCGCCAGCCCGCGCTGGCAATGCTGCTGCCCGATGCGCCCGAGATCTCGAACACGCTCGTGCACACGCTCGCGGCCGACAAGAACACGCCCGAGACGATGCACTGGCTGCAACTGACAGCCACCGACCCCGACGCCATCGCGCTGGCCGCGAAGGTCCGCCTGAGCTATTCGACCGGCTTCTGGGGCAGCGGCCCCATGACGAGCACGCTGGTGCAGGAGCGTGGCCTGGACGCGGTTGCGGTACTGGAGCGCGGCGCCGCCACCGACGATGCGGGCGATGCGCTGGCGTGCATCGGCACGCCCGAAGCCGTGCAGGCGCTGGCCCGCGTGGCGAGCAATTCGAAGGGTGCGCTGGCGCGGCTGGCGCTGGCCGTCGACCGCTGGCCGATGGCGGCCATTCCCGCGCTGTCGCGGCTGGTCGCGGCGGGCGGGAAAGACGCCAACCTCGTCACGCCCAGCCTCACGCGCCTGCTGCGCGCGCATGGCTCGGCCCTGCCGGCCTTGCGGCCCTGGCTCGATGCCGGCGCTCAGGCGGTGATCGACCGGCAACTGGCCCTGCTGGCCGGCCCCACCGAGGTGGCCGACGCGAGCGAGCTGCCCGGCGTGCTGGCCGCGCCGCCATGGCTCGCCAAGGTGCAGAAGAAGGCCGCAGGCGCGCTCGTGCTGGAGCCGCTGGCGCTGGCACCGGTGGAGCAATGGGGCGAAGGCGAGCGCGAGAAAGCGCTGCGCCTGAACTCGTGGCAGACCGGCCGCCATGACGCCGCACGCAAGAACACCGAGGCGCTGCTCAACGAGCTGGGTTTCGACGAGAAAAAGGGGGAGGCCATCGGTCCGCTGGGCAAAGCCGCGGCCGCCGCCATCAAGGCCGGCGATGCCGAGGGCCTGATCTCCAACTGGCGCGCCATGGTGGCCGAACGCAAGAAGGCGCGCTACTACTGGTTCACCTTCTATCCGAGCTTCGCGACGCTGCTGCCAGCCGCCATCGGCGTGCCGTTCTGGAATGCGATCGCGGGCGAAACCGAGAGCGACAGCATCGGCATGATGCTGGCCACGCACGGCCTCGCCGTGCTGCCGGGGCTGGTGGCCATGGTGCGCTCCAAGCCCACCGACAACCTCTCGTACGCCCTGAACTACGGCGCAGCCGAGCTGGCCATGCCGGCCGCGCGCGCCTTTGCCAAGCTCAAGACGCTGCGCGCCGAAGGCCGCGAATGGCTGCTGAAGTACCCGCAGCACGCCGCCGCCGGCCTGATCGGGCCCGCGCTCGGCAAGCCCGGCGAGGCGCGCGACTGCGCGGGCTCGGCACTGCGCCTGCTGCAGGCCAACGGCCACGAAGCGCTGCTGCTCGACGTGGCCGGCCGCTACGGCAAGCCCGAGGTGGTGGAAGCGCTGCGCGCCGTGCTCGACGAAAGCCCGCTCGACCGCTTCCCCACCAAGCGCGCGAAGCTGCCCGAGTTCTGGCAGCCGCGCGGCTGGCGCCGGCCCACGCTGAAGAACGGCAAGGCCCTGCCCGACGACACGCTCGACAACCTCGGCCAGATGCTGACCTTTCCGACCAACGAGGAAATCTACGGCGGCATCGCCGTGGCCAAGGAGGCTTGCGACGCCGACTCGCTCGCCGAATTCGCGTGGGACGCCTTCACCGCCTGGCTCGAAGCCGGCGGCCCGAGCAAGGAAGGCTGGGCGCTCACCGCGCTCGGCTTCTTCGGCAACGACGACACCGCGCGCAAGCTCACGCCCTTCATCCGCGCCTGGCCGGGCGAGGCCGCGCATGCACGCGCCGTGACGGGGCTCGACGTGCTCGCCACCATCGGCAGCGACGTTGCGCTGATGCTGCTCAATGGCATTGCGCAGAAGGTCAAGTTCAAGGGCCTGCAGGACAAGGCGCGCGAGAAGATCGACGCCATCGCCGAGGCGCGCGGCCTCAGCACCGAGGAGCTCGAAGACCGGCTCGCACCTGACCTCGGCCTCGACGAGCAGGGCACGATGCGGCTCGACTTCGGCCCGCGCGCCTTCAAGGTCGGCTTCGACGAAACGCTCAAGCCCTACGTGCGCGAAGCCAGTGTTGACGGCGCCGACGGTGTCGACGGCGCGCGCCTGCCCGACCTGCCCAAGCCCAAGAAGACCGACGACGCCGAACTCAGCAAGGAAGCGGTCGAACGCTTCAAGCTGCTGAAGAAGGACGTGCGCACCATCGCCAGCCAGCAGCTGCTGCGCCTCGAAGTGGCAATGTGCGCGCGCCGCCGCTGGACGCCCGAGGTGTTCCGCATGTTCCTGGTCGAGCACCCGCTGGTGCGCCACATCGTGCAGCGGCTGATCTGGGGCGTGTACGCGGTGCAAGGCAGTGCCAGCTACGGCGGCACGCTGCAGGCCTGCTTCCGCGTGGCGGAAGACGGCAGCTACACCACGGCGGAAGATGATCCGTTCGAACTGCCCGAGGGCGAGAACATCCGCATCGGCGTGCCGCATGCGCTGGAGCTGCCAGCCGCCGACGCAGCGGCCTTCGGCCAGGTGTTCGCCGACTACGAACTGCTGCAGCCCTTCGCGCAGATCGGCCGCGACATCTACACGCTGACCGACGAAGAGAAGAAGAGCCTGAAGCTGGAGCGCTGGAAAGACGCCAAAGTGCCCACCGGTCGCGTGCTGGGGCTGGCCAACAAGGGCTGGCGCCGCGGCCAGGCGCA
This is a stretch of genomic DNA from Variovorax paradoxus. It encodes these proteins:
- a CDS encoding WGR and DUF4132 domain-containing protein; protein product: MRRFELIEGTASKFWEIEQADTELNIRWGRIGTAGQSQTKSFDDATKAGTALTKLVTEKTGKGYSEVGVAASAAIGKTEAKPKVEKPEPAEKPPTPTAVAASTTAADAAPTEGIDSQADRVFETVRAQIEAGTLTSSDTLSAGTLKRQHGVSEQGAALAFKRLKNEGLLSGWGTSCTPAKDAQAIAKALGAAAPSASHAAPLATGAEMPASADTPPWLAAGTPIRLSPDMQREAFPSRRFPPKPFEEVVSVAAAWLPVRRKLELNVNMTGTDAALQAATQRMIDRSTQPNPTADVEADTVLLALALGTGGHYNVNETGTVLVNYLVKQYGLPDTIDMALAAQQIEVQTAYDRATKKHQSSFSATVTRQTGSSYYGPLGEGEQALRAHLALAAPEVWQDCRDRIEAGLPRVHLSRQPALAMLLPDAPEISNTLVHTLAADKNTPETMHWLQLTATDPDAIALAAKVRLSYSTGFWGSGPMTSTLVQERGLDAVAVLERGAATDDAGDALACIGTPEAVQALARVASNSKGALARLALAVDRWPMAAIPALSRLVAAGGKDANLVTPSLTRLLRAHGSALPALRPWLDAGAQAVIDRQLALLAGPTEVADASELPGVLAAPPWLAKVQKKAAGALVLEPLALAPVEQWGEGEREKALRLNSWQTGRHDAARKNTEALLNELGFDEKKGEAIGPLGKAAAAAIKAGDAEGLISNWRAMVAERKKARYYWFTFYPSFATLLPAAIGVPFWNAIAGETESDSIGMMLATHGLAVLPGLVAMVRSKPTDNLSYALNYGAAELAMPAARAFAKLKTLRAEGREWLLKYPQHAAAGLIGPALGKPGEARDCAGSALRLLQANGHEALLLDVAGRYGKPEVVEALRAVLDESPLDRFPTKRAKLPEFWQPRGWRRPTLKNGKALPDDTLDNLGQMLTFPTNEEIYGGIAVAKEACDADSLAEFAWDAFTAWLEAGGPSKEGWALTALGFFGNDDTARKLTPFIRAWPGEAAHARAVTGLDVLATIGSDVALMLLNGIAQKVKFKGLQDKAREKIDAIAEARGLSTEELEDRLAPDLGLDEQGTMRLDFGPRAFKVGFDETLKPYVREASVDGADGVDGARLPDLPKPKKTDDAELSKEAVERFKLLKKDVRTIASQQLLRLEVAMCARRRWTPEVFRMFLVEHPLVRHIVQRLIWGVYAVQGSASYGGTLQACFRVAEDGSYTTAEDDPFELPEGENIRIGVPHALELPAADAAAFGQVFADYELLQPFAQIGRDIYTLTDEEKKSLKLERWKDAKVPTGRVLGLANKGWRRGQAQDGGCIWYFSKPLGTDRVIELSLDPGIIVGMVDEYPEQTLGQVQVGKPSGWGDMRDAEALHQLDPISASELIRDMEGLRA